aattctcaaattaaaatgcaacctttgaattgattaaaaaattgataacataaaaattaaataaataacaaatgagTTAGTGCTAATTAACCGCGTCATCATTCGTGCACCCGCCgtgggtatggtggggtctagcctcACCCGATCATTCCTTGAGATACACAAGGAAACCCTTCACTTATAAATCAGCCCACTTCCTCtcacttttcctatgtgggacaagAAAAACACACTCAGcttgttttgacaaacaaacctccaacacTTTGAAATTCGCTGCTGTCACAATGCTTCATTGCGACGACCAGCCATTTTTCACACAATTTAAGACATGATTGGCTAAGACCAAAGACCATAATTCTCTGCGATAATTTCACCGAATAATCAGGGATATATCAACACCGGTCCTTACCTTCCCTTACAAATATGGACATATATGAACGCGTGAACTTGACTTACATAGACCAAATGCAGACAGTGTCACCACCAATTGGTCCCAGGTGCCTCCCCCAATTCCCTAAACACGacatgtcaacttcaaaagcTCCTGTTTTGGTCTTATTTGAGCCTGCAAAATATCTTATTCTTCGGCTCAGATCATTCAACTTTATGGATCGTGTTAGGAAGATGCTTGAAACGAGCAAGTTTCATAAGTGCATTTATGATTAGTCTTTCCGCCAAAATAGTCGCAAATGATTTTTAGCTAGCAAATAATTTAAGCACAATGAGCAAGCAGCAGTCTGGCTACACATTTCATGGCCCATTTTTGTTCAAACACCAATGTGCTTTTATGCAAAGATTAATTTACTTTGAAGGTATCAGCAAAAACAAAATGATCATAAATTGGAGAAGGGAAAGCCAAAAATAATCCGAATCAATATCACCTGTTAATTTTCTTcacagaaagaaagaacaagaaaaccaAATCATGCGGCAAAATAAAGTATGTTACATGCTCAGATCACTAGCTCCACTGCATTCAGTGATCATGGCAAAGAATTCGTGAGAAAGTTTCGACTCTTCCTCGCACGACTAATGTAGAAAAATTGTGGGCACGTAATCATTTTATCTGGACATTCAATCAATAACTTAGTATTTTGTGAAAGCGAATCTTAATTTGTTTGAAAGTCCTTGCCATAAACTGCCCTCATGAACGCAAAACATCTGCTTCGGTAATTCTACGTTCTAGGATTTTCTACTTTGGTCTTAAGCTTATTGGGGGCGATTCTAGGGTCCCATATGGAAGAAGGGACCTCCATTCCGTGTGCAAAATTGACTGGCTATAgccatttattttttagtttactTTGGTTGTAGatgattttgccaattcaaAAGGGAAATTATGAATTATAAGATAAAGTTTGCATTTGCAAATATCTACAAACATAGAGGTAATTTAACGACGTTAAAACTAATTTTACGAACACAACATATACTTACAAACATCATTTGGCACTTATGATACAATAATGTATGTTATTATAGGCTTTGTTAAAAATTTACTAagaattgacccaaaaaaaaaaaaaaaaaaaaaacaatttgctAAGAATGAGTATAATTGAGATCATCAAGGATCAGCACTCATTCATTTTACTAATTATAAGGAAAATCAATACTTCAAAAGGTATATCATTTCTTATAGGGTAAACtactattttgaatttcttcctATAAATTAGAACATTGTCTTAAGATATGTTACTACTCTGAAGGTAAATTACACGTTTTGTAACATGAGAATGCTTACGCTTAGTAATTTTCTTATAACATAGTAAATTACTTCAAGCCATCGCATGTGATACATTACCTGGTAGTTGACCTAAAGCCGTGGTGAATTGGCTGAACTCCTCACAATTTCATTGCACTTATGGTtcgtaaaattttataaaaaaaaaaaaaaaacattcctTAACAGTTTGTAAGTTGGGGATGTTTTCAGTAGTAACTATATTGTAATTTTCTATATACAGTCATGGTCCGTAGTTCATTATGGTTAGTATTTTTCCAGTATTAATAGTAAATTCCCTTCATATTTCATAACTCGACAATGGAATTACTAAGTAATTGTCCCACCATGGTCTAATTTTCCATGACATGTCATAACTTGTAGTTCCTATCCTTAATAATTATATCTCTGACAATCGTAATTTGCTTAAAATCGCCGTGATCTCAATTGTACCAGTGGTTAGTAGGTTCCTCTTTTGTGTAATTTAGCTATACAGTTCGTAACAAGAATGCTCTGATGGTATATTTCCATCTTAAAAGATGTTACTACTTTGATGgtaagttatttattttgtaacatGGAAATGCTTACACCTAATAATTTCCTTATAACATTCCCTCAAACCATGGGGTGTGACATACTACTTGGTAATTGATCTAAAGCAATGGTAAATTGTTTATACTCCTCATAATCTTGTTGCACTTGTTcataaaattgaattcaaatggTGACATTCATATACACCACTTAAATTAGGGATGTTGTACTAGTTATTCggtaatttcataattttcttcaattagtcaaaattggtagttcattgttttcttttattttagtatttttcaattattaacgATAACTTCCTTTTATACTTCATAACTCGACCGGCCATAATCCGTAGTTCCTGTCCCGCATTATTATACCtctaataattataatttacctAAAATTGCCACGATCTTAGTTGCATGTCTAGTTTgctctttcctctttttgtgTGGCAATTGAGCTACATAGTTCAAAACAAGAATTCCTATCACCTACCAGTTAACTAATGGGATGGTAAGGTACTTGAAATTGTCATAAGAGACAcgtcataaaattaataattgaccACGATAATCGTAAGTCATTCGCAAGTCCATGCAAATGGTAGTAAATATCTACGTTTATTAATAGCAAATTAACTCAAGTTATCGTAAGTTCAAAGGTCTAAATCATCGTAATTTTTATCGAGAAATCTAAGCAACCTAAAGTTTACTTTCTATTTCCCTTTTCTTAGTAAATCTACTTAAATAATCCTTCAAATTCATAATCAATGGATCCTATCCATAAATAATAGTCCTTTTGCATGTCGTGATTTTCCTTAATTAATCGTAAAATTTACAGTTCCTCCTGAACAAACTTCCTTAGTTGTCTATAAATTACCGCTTCAACTGATGCCACGGCTGAGATTTTTTGGACGTCAAATCCAATAGGtcatattctcttttttttttttagccgccacaaatcaaatcaaatgaaacAGCCATCAATTATACATCTAAACTCCGTCTTTCACAGGGATTCAACACGCATAAAACATCCATTGTTTCCACCAGCAGATACACACATGCATGCTATCGTAGCTAAGTTGTCTAATCACCACACTGAACAACACATACTGCATAGCATCTCCTCTTGCATGGCTTTTGGGCTCAGGGCACTTCTCCTATAGGATCCCTCCTGCTGCGGACGAATTTCAGGACTTTGCGTACCAACTTCACGGTCAAGAGAACAACGTGGCACAGGCAAATAATAGCCATTAATCCAAGCCATACCAGCATCACAAATCTATTCATGTCAATTGCAGTAGTCAATAGTTGTTCCGGCGTGAAGGCCCATATGGTGAAGGTATAAGTCGCCGCTGTGAAGAATATCGCAATCCACATAATCAGCATTGCAATCCATGTGGTAAGCCGACGCCGCTTTAGAGGAAGACCACTTATAAGAAGCATAATGGTGCTAATCGATGCGGCGAAACTTATCGTGTTACATACTAGGAAACCCTGGTAGATATCCTGGTACTTATATCCCATTATGGACTCGCCCGCAACATGCTCTGTGCCGGTCTCAGCGGTCGAGGAAATTGCTGGCGAAATGCCACCAGATGGGTTAATACTGCCTGCAACATTTGTTGCATTTTCGCTCGGATAATCTTCTTGCCAAAGGCCACTAGGCGGGGTAAGAATGGCTTGGTATGCCACGGTAGCTAGCAATGCCGCTACCACCAATAGAGTCTGATGCATGTTGTTTtgccattttatctttcttttcctttttccctctttcctttcttccttttctcctatAGGTGGATGGAAGGTCGTGACCTTGTTATTGGTGTGGACTGTTCGTCCGGAAGAGTTTTGATTCTCTGAAATTTGAGGAACATAATCCCTAATCTCGGAGGCTCTTCCTGCGCTTTCACCTTGTGCTAATAGGCTGACTGCTGTGAAACCTCTAGAGTTCATAATGTTCGGGTTCACtcctttatttatcaagaagacTATAGTCTGCAGAGAAGTAACAATAGAATGTAGCAGTTGAGATCAGGTTTGAACTAAGCACGCCCATGTTATATCCATTTCAGGATCAACTTTGGCACCAGTGTTTTTTTAGTCCCGTAGTGTTGGTGACTATTACTTGACACCTTCACAAGGGAAACCCATCCCTTATTGAATCTCTTCTGCTACCTCTAGTTTTATGTTCCGTCTAATCTAGATAAAATTAGCATGAAAATAACGCAAAGTATAAAGTTGTAGTTAATTATCTCAACCAGTTAATTCTTTTCCAAATATCATAACCTTCGATGTAAAAATGGATACTTCTTAGCTACCAAAAATTGATAGGACACCTAGGTATCATAGAtgggaaaataacacaaatagtccattaattttaattcaatgtGTAATGTTATCTTTATACTTTTTGTCATTCAATGTGGTCCTTGAactatttttaaatattcaatttagtccctaaactttcaaGTTGTTTAATCTAGTCTCTCATTTACccataaaaaagtaaaaagttttcATAATTAAGATATTGcttaaagtttgaaaattctcttacttttagaaaattctcttatttcaattttttttcctaaatcaacaaaaaaatgactatctttttattactttttcacctttttgacatttataaatattacgATAGTTCTATTTGCTCATATTTTAACTTATGATCTCTATAGTAACAAAAGTAAAATCTCATTAAAGTTGTATCGGGCTGATATTTCTATTATTTAATTTCCTAATTTACAgatttaactaaatttattgAGAAAACACGAAACACAAaaccttgaatttttaatctatctaaaaattaGGAATGAGTTTAGATTAATATAAGTACGAGAAAGTCtataaatatacaaatattGTTGTTAAATACTCTTATGAGAATACTTATTTTAAAGTTGAAAGGATTATGTATCCAATATAACTCTAACATTTTTCCATTATAGAGATTATAAGTTAAATACACTTAAATGGAACTATAGTtatatttgtaaaaataaaaaaggtaaaaagataataaaatgaaaatagtaTCGAATGGCTTATTTGACTTTGGTGTGGAAAGCTAAGAGACTagatcaaacaaattaaaaatttagaaacaagATCAAGTATTTATGAATTGTTTAAGGACCACGCCGGATAaactaaaaatccaaaaatgacattgcatattgaaccAAAGTTTAAGGgctatttgaattattttctcATCCTAGAACCACCTCTTTTGTTGATAAGCTCACTGAATTTGACTAGTGCAGAGAGTTGATTGTATGAACATACCTCAGCTTGTCTATCAGCAATAGCCAAATGCAAAATTGTGTTGCCATCTTCATCCCCCAAATTGATGAACTGTTCATTGCCCAAGATATCTATCAAAAGCTTCAAAGCTTCTAGTCTGTTATGCTTCACGCATAAATGCAGGATCGTTTGGCCATGTTCAATGACACTATGGGCGGCATCAGGTCTTGCTCCAACCAAGTTTTCCAACACATTCACATGCCCTTTCATGGCTGCAACATGAAGAGgatttcttttgtatttgtcaCAGAAGGAACATGCATCAGGGTAGGCTCTTACCAAGCTTTCCACTATGTTAAGGTACCCTTTTGCTGCGGCAAGATGAAGAGGCGTCGAACCCTGAGAATCTTGCACACTTGCCATCTCGGCCTTCTGAGCTAGGATCTCTTTCACGAAATCCAAGTGTCCAAGCATGGCTGCGATGTGCAGAGGAGTCTCGGTGTGATTCCCAATCATGACTCTGTCAAGAAGTAGTTTATCCGTTTTTAGCAACTCAAGCAAAGACGGCACATTTCCTTTGATAGCGGCTTCATAGAGCTCAGACTCCatgtttggatcttcaaaaaGAGGATTTCAAAATACTACCTCCTCCATTGGAAGACTTAAATAATATTGTCACAACCAAGTAAACCATCTCAATAGTCTTTGACGAAAAACGAACGGTAGATATCTCTTGATTGCAAGTATGTGGCTCAAGTCTCGCATAGGTCTTAGTACGTCAGATAAAGTTTACTCTTGAAGCTTTATTGTGGATAAGGATTCCTCTGTTGGTCATTTTCTGGCAGGTCTCGTCCCCATCTGGTCCTATATAGATCAAGTTTGCACATGTAACATGTCCCGATTGAGCCATGACATCCTTGGATCATGTAAAGCAGCCACGCTCTATCCATGCAAATTATTGTGGAATCACTTCATTTGCACAAACATGTATATTTTGTTAGGACATGAATTTCATCCATAtgtgagaaataatttttgcacTAACGCTCACTCAATCGGAATGAGCTGTAACCTAGGCACTTCTTGACAAATTATTTTGCCATACGGGTGTGTTTGGATAATAATTACAGATGAGCAATAGGATCTCATAGGA
This genomic stretch from Eucalyptus grandis isolate ANBG69807.140 chromosome 3, ASM1654582v1, whole genome shotgun sequence harbors:
- the LOC120291602 gene encoding ankyrin repeat-containing protein BDA1-like; this encodes MESELYEAAIKGNVPSLLELLKTDKLLLDRVMIGNHTETPLHIAAMLGHLDFVKEILAQKAEMASVQDSQGSTPLHLAAAKGYLNIVESLVRAYPDACSFCDKYKRNPLHVAAMKGHVNVLENLVGARPDAAHSVIEHGQTILHLCVKHNRLEALKLLIDILGNEQFINLGDEDGNTILHLAIADRQAETIVFLINKGVNPNIMNSRGFTAVSLLAQGESAGRASEIRDYVPQISENQNSSGRTVHTNNKTLLVVAALLATVAYQAILTPPSGLWQEDYPSENATNVAGSINPSGGISPAISSTAETGTEHVAGESIMGYKYQDIYQGFLVCNTISFAASISTIMLLISGLPLKRRRLTTWIAMLIMWIAIFFTAATYTFTIWAFTPEQLLTTAIDMNRFVMLVWLGLMAIICLCHVVLLTVKLVRKVLKFVRSRRDPIGEVP